One window of Nostoc sp. C052 genomic DNA carries:
- a CDS encoding peptidase domain-containing ABC transporter, producing MTYIKSTFPEFLTTLEGFDRLPDGAIANLSEQLQAWRYRIGQKIIGKESLPERITIIYEGQVRLLGYDPQTQMPITLKLLQPGEIIGEIGLLRDVPCETAIASTEVVCLTLSASAYFSFLASYPAFAEARKNRSYLAEVFDILGSYWQKQAIATLNLRELAEKALPKAKIHYLPSGKTPFNQLDSESIWFVSGGGAITDLSPGDRLESDDDRDNIQVIGQNPARLIGINPSDLLLEDNSHQIELVVSDTTSADSLQKLDIPYASDEIVPQTALPNSKNSPKQKYPFFGGKGELNSAFACFQMIAKHLEMPFRREVVRRILTEQVKRQGTISFQVTAYLAESIGLKAQLIELPVASVTRIPTPALIRYGDSFAVLYAADANTVVVGVPSQGIVRCKPAQLVEQLEVDPTNFPPQVRVLLLSATKETPQERFSLRWFIPYLSRHRRVLIEVFIASFFVQLAALANPLVVQLIIDKVITQNSIGTLHILGVLLLVVGLFEAVLTTLRTYLFVDTTNRIDMGLGSQIIDHLLRLPLRYFERRPVGELSTRINELENIRQFLTGTALTVGLDALFSVVYIGVMLIYSWQLTLVGLSTIPVFVVITLVASPTISRQLRAKAERNAETQSYLVEVMSGIQTVKAQNIELRSRFSWQERYARFVAAGFKTVVTSTLANSTSNFLNKLSSLLVLWVGAYLVLQQQLTLGELIAFRIISGYVTSPILRLAQLWQSFQETALSLERLSDIVDTPQEGETDRYNIPLPTIKGAVKYENVSFRFGTSGPLQLSNVNLEFEPGKFIGIVGQSGSGKSTMMKLLLRLYDTESGRILIDGYDIAKVELYSLRRQIGVVPQETLLFDGSVQENIALTNPDATTEEIIEAAQVACAHEFIMNLPNGYNTRVGERGSALSGGQRQRIAIARSVLQRPKLLVLDEATSALDYPTERQICLNLAKAFKGDTVFFITHRLNTVSNADMIVVMDNSRVIEQGSHQELMATKGHYYYLYQQQDVNL from the coding sequence ATGACTTATATTAAGAGCACTTTTCCTGAATTTCTCACCACCCTAGAGGGGTTTGATCGGTTACCAGATGGAGCGATCGCTAATTTATCAGAACAACTACAAGCCTGGCGCTATCGCATAGGTCAGAAAATCATCGGTAAAGAAAGTCTCCCAGAACGCATCACCATCATTTATGAGGGACAAGTGCGGCTATTGGGATACGACCCCCAGACGCAAATGCCAATCACCCTGAAATTACTGCAACCAGGGGAAATTATTGGCGAAATTGGTTTGTTGCGCGATGTCCCCTGTGAAACAGCGATCGCTTCCACCGAAGTAGTATGTTTAACCTTGAGTGCATCAGCATATTTTAGCTTTCTGGCTTCATACCCAGCCTTTGCCGAAGCTCGTAAGAACCGCAGTTATTTGGCCGAAGTTTTCGATATTCTCGGTTCCTATTGGCAAAAGCAAGCGATCGCTACCTTAAATCTCAGAGAACTGGCAGAAAAAGCCTTACCAAAGGCGAAAATACATTACCTCCCTTCAGGAAAAACTCCATTCAACCAACTGGATAGCGAAAGCATCTGGTTTGTCAGTGGCGGTGGTGCAATCACAGATTTGTCACCAGGCGATCGCCTAGAATCAGACGACGATCGAGATAATATTCAGGTCATAGGTCAAAACCCCGCGCGCTTGATTGGTATAAATCCGTCAGATTTGCTCTTAGAAGATAATAGTCATCAGATAGAACTTGTGGTTAGTGACACCACATCAGCAGATAGCCTACAGAAATTAGATATCCCCTACGCATCAGACGAAATAGTTCCACAAACAGCCCTCCCAAATTCAAAGAATTCGCCAAAACAAAAATACCCATTTTTTGGTGGTAAAGGAGAACTAAATTCAGCCTTCGCCTGCTTCCAAATGATCGCGAAGCACCTAGAAATGCCGTTTCGGCGAGAGGTGGTTCGCCGCATCTTAACTGAGCAAGTCAAACGCCAGGGGACTATATCGTTTCAAGTAACCGCTTACCTGGCAGAGTCCATTGGACTGAAAGCCCAGTTAATAGAGCTACCAGTCGCTTCCGTAACGCGCATTCCGACACCTGCGCTCATTCGCTATGGTGATAGTTTTGCCGTCTTATATGCAGCTGATGCCAATACCGTGGTTGTAGGTGTGCCATCTCAAGGAATTGTGCGCTGCAAACCCGCTCAATTGGTTGAACAATTAGAGGTTGATCCAACCAACTTTCCGCCCCAAGTTAGGGTATTACTACTCAGTGCTACTAAAGAAACACCCCAAGAACGCTTTAGTTTACGGTGGTTTATACCCTATTTGTCACGCCACCGTCGAGTCCTGATAGAGGTCTTTATCGCTTCCTTTTTCGTGCAATTGGCAGCGTTGGCAAATCCCCTAGTTGTTCAGTTAATTATCGACAAAGTTATCACTCAAAATAGTATTGGCACACTACATATTTTGGGGGTTTTACTCTTAGTAGTTGGGCTATTTGAAGCAGTATTGACTACCTTAAGAACCTACCTATTTGTCGATACTACTAATCGGATTGATATGGGTTTAGGGTCACAAATTATTGACCATCTACTACGTCTACCGCTGCGCTATTTTGAACGCCGACCGGTGGGTGAACTTTCTACTCGCATCAACGAACTAGAAAATATCCGCCAATTTCTCACGGGTACTGCCTTAACAGTAGGGTTAGATGCTCTGTTCTCGGTGGTCTATATCGGTGTAATGCTGATTTACAGTTGGCAACTCACCTTAGTTGGCTTAAGCACAATTCCCGTATTTGTGGTAATTACTTTAGTTGCTTCTCCCACTATTAGCAGACAGCTACGTGCCAAAGCCGAACGCAACGCCGAAACTCAATCTTATTTAGTGGAGGTGATGTCAGGAATTCAAACAGTAAAAGCGCAAAATATCGAATTGCGATCGCGCTTTTCCTGGCAAGAGCGTTATGCCCGATTTGTCGCCGCTGGTTTTAAAACAGTTGTGACTTCTACCCTTGCAAATTCTACCAGTAACTTTCTCAACAAACTCAGCAGTTTACTAGTTTTGTGGGTAGGAGCTTATTTAGTTCTCCAACAACAATTAACATTAGGCGAATTAATTGCCTTTAGGATTATATCGGGTTACGTCACCAGCCCAATATTACGTTTAGCTCAACTTTGGCAAAGTTTCCAAGAAACTGCCTTGTCTCTAGAACGTTTAAGCGATATTGTCGATACACCACAAGAAGGAGAAACAGACCGCTACAATATACCCTTACCTACCATTAAGGGAGCAGTCAAATACGAAAATGTTTCCTTCCGTTTTGGTACAAGCGGCCCTCTACAACTTTCTAATGTCAACCTCGAATTTGAGCCAGGGAAATTTATCGGCATTGTCGGACAAAGCGGTTCTGGTAAAAGTACGATGATGAAATTACTGCTGAGACTTTACGATACTGAGTCCGGCAGAATATTGATTGATGGTTATGATATTGCCAAAGTGGAACTTTATTCACTGCGACGACAAATAGGCGTAGTTCCCCAAGAGACATTATTGTTTGACGGCAGCGTTCAGGAAAATATTGCCCTAACCAATCCCGATGCCACAACCGAAGAAATTATCGAAGCGGCTCAGGTTGCATGCGCTCACGAGTTTATCATGAACTTACCCAACGGGTATAACACGCGGGTGGGAGAGCGGGGTTCTGCACTTTCAGGTGGACAAAGACAAAGAATTGCGATCGCTCGTTCAGTTTTACAAAGACCAAAACTATTAGTTTTAGACGAAGCAACCAGTGCATTAGATTATCCCACAGAACGGCAAATCTGTCTCAACTTAGCCAAAGCATTCAAGGGCGATACGGTATTTTTTATTACCCACCGACTGAATACCGTCAGTAATGCAGACATGATTGTTGTGATGGATAACAGCAGGGTTATAGAGCAAGGCAGCCATCAGGAATTAATGGCTACCAAGGGTCATTATTATTACCTGTATCAGCAACAAGATGTAAACTTGTAA
- a CDS encoding DUF4347 domain-containing protein, with amino-acid sequence MSDTILIAIATQSTQNVYEKISTTHLVFIDPQVENYQSLVAGVLPNSTVFILDADQDGIEQISQVLATHRQINSLHIVSHGAPGQVYLGNSQLSYETLNRYAWQLTGWANALSADAQLLLYGCEVGQTEQGKAFVQRLSELTGAVVAASDDLTGSTALGGDWELEVSTGAIIPTLAFRAEVMAAYASVLGIVVLDTSFNTTGKVTTDFNSNDDSGNSITVQADGKILVAGTSYNGTDYDFAVVRYNSDGTLDTNFNTTGKVTTDFNSNDDSGNSITVQADGKILVAGTSYNGTDYDFAIVRYNSNGTLDTNFNTTGKVTTDFNSNDDSGNSITVQADGKILVAGTSYNGTDYDFAIVRYNSNGTLDTSFNTTGKVTTDFNSNHDFGRSITVQADGKILVAGSAYNGTNNDFAIVRYNSNGTLDTSFNTTGKVTTDFDTNDDSSYSVTVQADGKILVVGTSNNGTNNDFAIVRYNSDGTLDTSFNTTGKVTTDFDTNDDSSYSVTVQADGKILVVGTSNNGTNNDFAIVRYNSDGTLDTNFNTTGKVTTDFNSNDDSGNSITVQADGKILVAGTSNNGTDNDFAVARYLVNQVPEVANAIQDKEATEDSVFNFVVPVDTFSDADAQDILTYTATLANDDLLPTWLNFNPDTLTFSGTPTSQDVGSLDIKVTAKDIAGDQANDVFTLAVNNANKAPEVANEIQDQEATEDSVFNFVVPVDTFSDEDAGDILTYTATLANDDLLPTWLKFNPDTLTFSGTPKNKDVGSLNIKVTAKDIAGDQASDIFTLAVDKKTTVNIQSISLLTKITGDIFSVKTKLNIKGDKAKLSIKIKTKTSKQMDELCVFNVDDDEGKIDGIAPGAEGYAKAALLRSKVIFCSLGNSPNGFSSADLTNILEFESNTKLRFYMISNSTTQAVLSGKASFSSVVFSSVTNSNTEDEGFSLNFQNLVVTVQATNQQVTLGTGLQGKKEGELIDLRDVTQSVKADFKVHREAAFNNFVGFYKVADENGGIDTNGDGKADILVGQAGYTEAAMRGRVAGIDLTVSNQGTASYIGNFGADSLFAPFIIVDGRPDAVLNGNANKNVYFSFLGANSDKVDHIRLLGNNTFGFEDLPNGGDKDYNDVIVQVNLSANLA; translated from the coding sequence ATGTCAGACACCATTCTTATTGCGATCGCTACCCAGTCAACTCAAAACGTGTACGAAAAAATATCTACTACTCACTTAGTTTTCATCGATCCACAGGTTGAAAACTACCAAAGTCTGGTAGCGGGTGTCTTGCCAAATTCTACTGTTTTTATTTTAGACGCTGACCAAGACGGCATTGAGCAAATTAGCCAAGTGCTGGCAACTCATCGCCAAATCAACAGCCTGCACATTGTTTCTCACGGCGCACCAGGGCAAGTCTACCTGGGGAACAGTCAACTCAGCTACGAAACCCTCAACCGTTATGCTTGGCAACTCACGGGTTGGGCAAATGCTTTGAGCGCAGATGCACAACTGCTGTTGTATGGTTGCGAAGTCGGGCAAACAGAGCAAGGTAAAGCATTTGTACAACGTCTGAGTGAATTAACAGGTGCAGTAGTAGCGGCATCTGATGACTTAACGGGGAGTACTGCATTAGGTGGTGACTGGGAGCTGGAGGTTTCTACAGGGGCAATTATTCCTACTCTGGCGTTTCGGGCAGAAGTAATGGCAGCCTATGCTTCAGTACTAGGTATAGTAGTGCTTGACACCAGCTTCAACACTACTGGCAAGGTAACAACCGACTTTAATAGCAACGATGACTCTGGTAACAGTATCACCGTGCAAGCTGACGGCAAGATTCTTGTGGCGGGAACTAGCTATAACGGGACAGATTATGACTTTGCCGTAGTGCGTTACAACAGCGATGGCACTCTCGACACCAACTTCAACACTACTGGCAAGGTAACAACCGACTTCAATAGCAACGATGACTCTGGTAACAGTATCACCGTGCAAGCTGACGGCAAGATTCTTGTGGCGGGAACTAGCTATAACGGGACAGATTATGACTTTGCCATAGTGCGTTACAACAGCAATGGCACTCTCGACACCAACTTTAACACCACTGGCAAGGTAACAACCGACTTCAATAGCAACGATGACTCTGGTAACAGTATCACCGTGCAAGCTGACGGCAAGATTCTTGTGGCGGGAACTAGCTATAACGGGACAGATTATGACTTTGCCATAGTGCGTTACAACAGCAATGGCACTCTCGACACCAGCTTCAACACTACTGGCAAGGTAACAACCGACTTTAATAGCAATCATGACTTTGGCAGAAGTATCACCGTGCAAGCTGACGGCAAGATTCTTGTGGCGGGATCTGCTTATAACGGGACAAATAATGACTTTGCCATAGTGCGTTACAACAGCAATGGTACTCTCGACACCAGCTTCAACACTACTGGCAAGGTAACAACCGACTTTGATACCAATGATGACTCTAGCTACAGTGTCACCGTGCAAGCTGACGGCAAGATTCTTGTGGTGGGAACTAGCAATAACGGGACAAATAATGACTTTGCCATAGTGCGTTACAACAGCGATGGTACTCTCGACACCAGCTTCAACACTACTGGCAAGGTAACAACCGACTTTGATACCAATGATGACTCTAGCTACAGTGTCACCGTGCAAGCTGACGGCAAGATTCTTGTGGTGGGAACTAGCAATAACGGGACAAATAATGACTTTGCCATAGTGCGTTACAACAGCGATGGCACTCTCGACACCAACTTCAACACTACTGGCAAGGTAACAACCGACTTTAATAGCAATGATGACTCTGGCAACAGTATCACCGTGCAAGCTGACGGCAAGATTCTCGTGGCGGGAACTAGCAATAACGGGACAGATAATGACTTTGCTGTAGCGCGTTATTTGGTCAACCAAGTTCCAGAGGTAGCGAATGCAATTCAGGATAAAGAAGCTACTGAAGATAGTGTCTTCAACTTCGTAGTTCCAGTTGACACATTCAGTGATGCAGATGCTCAAGACATCCTCACTTACACTGCAACTCTGGCAAATGATGACCTATTACCCACTTGGTTGAACTTCAATCCTGATACCCTTACCTTCAGTGGCACTCCCACAAGTCAGGATGTGGGTAGTCTAGACATCAAAGTTACCGCTAAAGATATTGCTGGAGATCAAGCCAATGATGTATTTACACTTGCAGTTAATAATGCCAATAAAGCTCCAGAGGTGGCAAATGAAATTCAAGATCAAGAAGCCACCGAAGATAGTGTCTTCAACTTTGTAGTTCCAGTTGACACTTTTAGTGATGAAGATGCTGGAGATATCCTGACTTACACTGCAACTTTGGCAAATGATGATTTACTACCCACTTGGTTGAAGTTCAATCCTGATACTCTTACCTTCAGTGGAACTCCTAAAAATAAGGATGTGGGTAGTCTAAACATCAAAGTTACTGCTAAAGATATTGCTGGAGATCAAGCCAGTGATATCTTTACACTTGCAGTTGATAAAAAGACAACTGTTAATATCCAATCCATTAGCCTACTGACAAAAATTACAGGCGATATCTTTAGTGTTAAGACTAAACTCAACATTAAAGGTGATAAAGCAAAACTCTCAATCAAGATTAAAACCAAGACCTCCAAACAGATGGATGAACTGTGTGTATTTAATGTTGATGATGATGAAGGTAAGATTGATGGCATAGCCCCTGGTGCAGAAGGCTATGCAAAAGCGGCTCTTTTGCGTTCCAAGGTGATTTTCTGTTCCCTTGGCAATTCACCTAATGGTTTTAGTAGTGCCGACTTGACAAACATCTTAGAATTTGAGTCTAATACCAAACTCCGATTCTACATGATATCCAACAGTACAACTCAGGCTGTACTGTCTGGAAAAGCCTCTTTCTCAAGTGTGGTTTTTTCCTCAGTTACCAATAGTAACACAGAAGATGAAGGATTTTCTCTCAACTTCCAGAATTTGGTTGTCACAGTTCAAGCAACAAATCAACAGGTAACTTTGGGTACAGGTTTGCAAGGCAAAAAGGAAGGGGAACTGATTGATTTACGGGATGTGACACAATCAGTAAAGGCTGATTTTAAGGTTCACAGAGAAGCTGCATTCAACAACTTTGTGGGATTCTATAAAGTTGCTGATGAGAATGGTGGTATTGACACGAATGGCGATGGTAAAGCAGATATTCTCGTTGGACAAGCAGGTTACACCGAAGCCGCCATGCGTGGACGTGTTGCAGGCATTGATTTGACAGTGAGCAACCAAGGTACAGCCTCTTACATCGGCAATTTTGGGGCTGATTCGCTGTTTGCACCATTTATTATTGTGGACGGTAGACCCGATGCTGTTCTCAATGGTAATGCCAATAAGAACGTTTACTTCTCATTCTTGGGTGCCAACTCAGATAAGGTCGATCACATTCGACTGTTGGGAAATAACACCTTTGGTTTTGAGGATTTACCGAATGGTGGTGATAAAGATTACAACGATGTGATTGTGCAAGTAAATTTAAGTGCCAATCTTGCTTAA
- a CDS encoding HlyD family efflux transporter periplasmic adaptor subunit, with amino-acid sequence MTQLNGNHLNGNQKNGVKQDSQVLTKQQKAAQQSLNNSSTQEFEQSIVLRQSPIWSRTIMVTLIGLACFGIAWTYFAKIEQVVPATGQLKPQGTVKEVQAPVSGVVKTVNVKDGQEVKPGDLLLTFDSIASVAELNSLKKIRLALIKENQIYRRLMSASTATGSELLYLRGNLPQETAFLLKSRAALVAENELFRTQLKNSGQDSGLGIDEQQLLRVAKKELDSRASAALFEVEKTKKQFTQNQIKLEDSKSSLAIQQGILEKLKILAEEGGISQLQYLNQQQEVQNRTAEVAQLGEELKRLQFDIEKGQQEASNTVAVSDKNILDKIADNKQRIATIDSQFMKVLLDNEQRLADVNSKISQSQLNVKYQELRAPVAGTVFDLQAKNPGFVATPTTKLLQIVPNESYIAEVFITNKDIGFVRKGMKVDVRIDSFPYSEFGDIKGEVIGIGSDALPPDQTHQFYRFPAKVSLDKQSLVIKGKNVTLQSGMSISANIKVREERTVLSLFTELFTKQVDALKEVR; translated from the coding sequence ATGACTCAACTTAATGGCAATCACCTCAACGGCAATCAGAAAAACGGAGTGAAGCAAGATTCACAGGTACTCACAAAACAACAGAAAGCTGCTCAACAGTCTTTAAATAACTCAAGCACTCAAGAATTTGAGCAATCTATTGTCTTGCGCCAATCTCCAATTTGGTCGCGTACAATCATGGTTACACTCATAGGACTAGCCTGTTTTGGAATTGCTTGGACTTATTTTGCAAAAATTGAGCAAGTAGTGCCAGCAACAGGACAATTAAAGCCGCAAGGAACAGTAAAAGAAGTTCAAGCTCCTGTTAGTGGAGTGGTGAAAACAGTTAATGTTAAAGATGGACAAGAAGTTAAGCCAGGAGATTTGTTGCTAACTTTTGATTCTATCGCTTCTGTAGCCGAATTAAATTCTTTGAAGAAAATTCGCCTTGCATTAATTAAAGAAAACCAGATTTATCGTCGATTGATGAGTGCAAGTACCGCCACAGGATCGGAATTGTTATATCTGCGCGGTAATTTACCACAAGAAACTGCTTTTCTATTAAAAAGTCGAGCCGCCTTAGTAGCAGAAAATGAATTATTTCGGACTCAATTAAAAAACTCTGGTCAAGATTCTGGATTGGGAATTGATGAACAACAACTTCTACGAGTAGCCAAAAAAGAATTAGACTCTCGTGCTTCTGCGGCACTATTTGAAGTAGAAAAAACCAAAAAACAATTTACTCAAAACCAAATTAAACTGGAAGATAGTAAATCAAGTTTAGCTATTCAACAGGGAATTTTAGAGAAGCTGAAGATATTAGCAGAAGAAGGTGGTATTTCTCAACTTCAGTATCTCAACCAGCAACAAGAAGTACAAAACCGCACGGCAGAAGTAGCGCAACTAGGTGAAGAACTAAAACGCCTCCAGTTTGATATAGAAAAAGGACAACAAGAAGCAAGTAATACGGTGGCTGTTTCTGATAAAAATATTTTGGATAAAATAGCTGATAACAAACAGCGTATTGCCACAATTGATAGCCAATTCATGAAAGTTTTGCTGGATAATGAGCAGCGTTTGGCAGATGTCAATAGTAAAATATCTCAATCGCAATTAAACGTTAAATATCAAGAACTCCGTGCGCCTGTGGCTGGAACAGTTTTCGATTTACAAGCAAAAAACCCTGGATTTGTAGCAACTCCGACTACTAAATTGCTGCAAATTGTCCCCAATGAAAGCTATATAGCTGAAGTTTTCATCACTAACAAAGATATTGGATTTGTGCGAAAAGGTATGAAGGTAGATGTCAGAATTGACTCCTTTCCTTACAGCGAGTTCGGCGATATCAAAGGGGAAGTGATTGGCATAGGTTCAGACGCATTACCGCCAGACCAAACCCATCAGTTTTACAGATTTCCGGCAAAAGTCTCATTAGATAAGCAATCTTTAGTAATTAAGGGTAAAAACGTCACCTTGCAATCAGGTATGTCCATCAGTGCCAATATAAAAGTGCGTGAAGAACGGACTGTGCTTAGTTTATTCACTGAGTTATTTACCAAGCAAGTTGATGCTCTTAAAGAAGTACGATAA